A DNA window from Brassica napus cultivar Da-Ae chromosome C1, Da-Ae, whole genome shotgun sequence contains the following coding sequences:
- the LOC106395456 gene encoding NAC domain-containing protein 100-like codes for MEENLPPGFRFHPTDEELITHYLCRKVSDIGFTAKAVVDVDLNKCEPWDLPDKASIGEKEWYFFSLRDRKYPTGLRTNRATEAGYWKTTGKDKDIYRSGVLVGMKKTLVFYKGRAPKGEKSNWVMHEYRLENKQPFKPAKEEWVVCRVFQKNTTTKKPQEQQPDSSFGSPCDADSSMANEFEDIELPNLNSNSSTVDYNNIHQQYFQNNVYSDNTTSTAGLNMNMNMNMNMNMNMANLPAWTTSLLGPPLSPINSLLLKAFQIRNSYNINPSLLQQGVSNVMQDGSSSSQPQPQDEAFNMDSLW; via the exons ATGGAAGAAAATCTTCCTCCAGGGTTCAGATTTCATCCTACAGACGAAGAGCTTATAACACATTATCTTTGTCGGAAAGTCTCCGATATTGGATTCACTGCTAAAGCTGTCGTCGACGTTGATCTCAACAAGTGTGAACCTTGGGATTTGCCAG ACAAAGCTTCAATAGGAGAGAAAGAGTGGTACTTCTTCAGTCTACGAGACCGGAAATATCCAACCGGTTTAAGGACAAACCGAGCAACTGAAGCCGGTTATTGGAAAACCACTGGTAAAGATAAAGATATATACCGAAGTGGAGTACTGGTAGGGAtgaagaaaaccctagttttctACAAAGGAAGAGCTCCAAAGGGTGAGAAAAGCAATTGGGTTATGCATGAGTATAGGCTTGAGAACAAACAACCCTTCAAACCCGCTAAG GAGGAATGGGTAGTGTGTAGGGTTTTCCaaaagaacacaacaacaaagaaacCACAAGAACAACAACCAGACTCATCTTTTGGATCTCCATGCGATGCAGACTCATCCATGGCAAATGAGTTTGAAGATATCGAGCTTCCAAATCTGAACTCAAACTCATCAACCGTTGATTACAATAATATTCATcaacaatattttcaaaacaacgTTTATTCAGACAATACTACAAGTACGGCTGGTCTCaacatgaacatgaacatgaacatgaacatgaacatgaacatgGCTAATCTTCCGGCTTGGACAACAAGTCTACTTGGTCCGCCTTTATCTCCAATCAACTCTTTGTTGCTCAAGGCTTTCCAAATTAGGAACTCTTATAATATCAATCCTTCTCTTCTTCAACAAGGAGTCTCCAATGTTATGCAAGATGGTTCGAGTTCATCTCAGCCGCAACCGCAAGATGAAGCGTTTAATATGGACTCCTTGTGGTGa